One window of the Triticum dicoccoides isolate Atlit2015 ecotype Zavitan chromosome 3B, WEW_v2.0, whole genome shotgun sequence genome contains the following:
- the LOC119280933 gene encoding uncharacterized protein LOC119280933, giving the protein MDPANYTPLAADPPPGTKPDAGCLHHAPDPAPPPFHKADVVAVLRVDHGLLFDRLLFTLVVLLLLQRSSSFLADGNSNDVIFSFDRLSRSPTRPPAVQGLNHVFCT; this is encoded by the exons ATGGATCCGGCCAACTACACGCCGCTGGCCGCGGATCCGCCCCCGGGGACCAAGCCAGATGCCGGCTGCCTCCACCACGCGCCCGACCCCGCCCCACCCCCATTCCACAAGGCAGATGTCGTTGCCGTGCTCCGGGTCGACCATGGCTTATTATTTGACCGTCTGCTTTTTACTCTAGTTGTTCTTCTTCTGTTGCAGAGATCTTCGTCATTCCTTGCAGATGGCAACTCCAACGATGTGATTTTTTCCTTCGACCGCCTCAGCCGCTCACCAACACGGCCACCTGCAGTTCAG GGCTTAAATCATGTATTCTGTACATAG